From Candidatus Glassbacteria bacterium:
AGGTCTGGAGCAACCGCTGGCGCAAGTGGATCTATCTCGACCCCCAGAGCAACCTTCATTTCGAGCGCAGGGGTGTGCCGCTTTCAGCCTGGGAGGTCCGCTCCGAGTGGCTGCGTAACGGCGGCGAGGATGTGGACCACGTGACCGGAGTCCCCCCGGACACGGTGCACAAAAACCCGGCGATCCTCTGGTGGGACCTGGAGGACGAGGACGAGACCGCGCTGTTCTTCTGGCTGATCTACCACGACAGCTATGCCACCTGGGACTCAACCAGCCCCAGCCCGTTCTACACTCCCGTCGACAGCCATACCGAGGGCAAAACCTGGTACCAGGGCGGGGACTCGCTGTACCTGCACGCCGGCTACCAAAAGAACCTGTTCCATCCGGTGGAGGATATCGGGGACCTCCACTGGACAGTCGGCGTGGTGGAGGCGGAGATAACGGGAGTCGAGCGGGGGAAGATAATCCTGGCGCTGGAGAGCCGGCAGCCGGATTTCGCGCGCTTCGAGGTCAGTTTCGACGGCGACGACTGGGAAGAGGTGGAAAACCCGGCGCGGCTTGAGTGGAGCCTGCATATGGGCCTCAACGGCATCTCGCTGCGAGCACTCAACAAGGCGGGGGTCAGCGGACCGAGGACTACGGTTGTGCTGAACTGAAGGTCAGGATTTGGTATAAACACCCTTGCCGGACCGCTCACCCCGCTGCGATGAGACCGTGGACTCGATCACCAGCGCCCCGTCGGCAATCGACCACTTTTCCACCGAATCCATCTCGAAACTCCGGCCGCTCCAGGAAAAGTTTGTTTTAGAGGTGATCGTCAGCGTTTTGCCGTCAGCGGACCATTCCGCGGTTGAAACGCTGGAGCGGTTTTCACTCTCGTTCTTGCACTCCTCGCCGTCCAGGGTGTAGGTGGACTCGATGGAGACCTCCTGCCCGTCACGGTTGCGGCGAAAAGATTCGACCTCGAGCTTGTCGCCATCCTGCTTGATTACCATTTTCGTGGCCAGGAAGCTCCTCCTGCCCGACTCGCCCATCTCGCTTTTGGCCGTGTCGAGGGTCCATTCACCGCTGAAATCGACCGAATTTTTTTCGTCGGCAAGAACTCCCGAGCAAATAAGCAGAACCAAAGCGATGCAGAGGTACAGGTAGCGCATGGCGGCCTCCGGACAATGGGTTGATTGGAAAAAATGACTTCCTGGATTTAATTATATATCCCAAAAGTGGAAAAACAAATGATTCCACGCCGAATAAGTTCCGGCGGAGAGGATCGGCGTGCGGATAGAGAGTTGTACCGGCGTCTCAGCCCTTCAACTCCGCCAGCTTCTCTTTCACTTTCTCGACGTGGCCTTTGGCTATAACATTCGGCCAGGCGTGGGCGATAGTGCCGTCCGGGCCGATCAGGAACGTACTGCGCTGCACGCCCATGTACTCGCGGCCATAGTTTTTCTTGAGCTTCCAGGCCCCGTAAGCCTCCAGCGCCACGTGCTCCGGGTCGGAGAGCAGCACCAGGTTCAGGCCCTGCTTTTCGATAAAACCCCGGTGGCTGCTGGTGCTGTCCGGGCTGACCCCGACCACCACCGCGTCCAGCCCGCTGAACTCGTTCCTCCGGGCTGTGAAATCGCAGGCCTCGGTGGTGCAGCCCGGCGTATTGTCCTTGGGATAGAAATAGAGCACCACCCACTTGCCCTTGAGGCTATCGAGCGTCACTTCCCGGTCATCCTGGTTCTGCAGCGCGAAGCCGGGAGCCTTGTCACCCGCCTTGACCATCACTCCTCCATCATTCAATCTTTACAAAGGAAAAAAAGGGGCGAAGCCGCGACGGCTCCACCCCGGTGATTCAATACCGTTCAGCTTGACACGATTTACGGCTGATCCTCATCAGGGGCATCCTGCTGCCCGACATCAGGGGCATCCTGCTGCCTGACATCAGAACCTTCCTGCTGCCCGACATCAGAACTTTCCTGCTGCCCGACATCAGAACCTTCCTGCTGCCCGACATCAGAACCTTCCTGCTGCCCGACATCAGAACCTTCCTGCTGACCGACATCAGAACCTTCCTGCTGACCGACATCAGAACCTTCCTGCTGCCCGACATCCGGAACATCCTGCTGTTCAACCGACGGCTCGGGGACAGCAGCAGTCTGTCCGCAGGCGCCGCAGGTGTTTATCCCCAGCAACAAGTAGAGCGGGCACAAGCCGATGAGGGTAGTGGTGACCGGCAGCAGGCCGATCAGACCCCACCAGGACTTGAAATACAGCCCGAGAGCGATAATGGCCAGCCCGACGATGATCCGGACTGTTTTGTCAACCGATCCGATATTGCGCTTCATCGGTCATCCCTCCTGTTACTCGTTGACGGTGACGAGGTAACAAAGACGAAGAGATGTCCCCCGTGTAGTGGAGGTCGTCTCTTCGCGCTAAACATGCAAACGCATGCTTAATTGCCGCCTTGGTCCTGGGCCACGGTGCGTCCACCCATTTCCTTGTCGATCAGGTAAATTCCGCCCGGATAGCCCTCGACCATTTTCAGCTTATCAATCACAGCCTGAGCGCTGGCTTCCTCTTCCACCTGCTCCTCGACAAACCAGTTGAGCAGCACGCGGGTGGCGTTGTCATTGTTGCTGTCGGCCAGCGCGCACAGGTCATTGATCCGTCCGGTAACCATCTGCTCGTGTTTGAGCGTGTCCTGAAAAACGGCCAGGGGCGATTTCCATGATTTCTGCGGGGCAGGCAGGGCCTGGAGCTCCACGTCGGCGCCCTTGTCGTGAAGGTAGCCGTAGAACTTCATCACATGGCCCATTTCCTCCTGGGCCTGCATTTCCAGCCAGCCGGCGAACCCTTCGAGATTCTGGGCCTTGAACCAGCTTGACATCGAAAGATAAAGGTAGCTACTGTACAACTCGGACTGAATCTGGTCATTAAGGGCCGCCTGCATCTTTTTGCTCAGCATCGTCAACTCCTGTTGTTTTAAATTGTAATATACACTAGATCATAAGATCATAAGATCATAGTCAAAATTACGGGTACCTGAATTATAATCGAGTCTGATTGAAGCCACAAGGTGAATTGATTGTGAATCCGCGTCTCGTTAGCATCTTCGTCCCGATACAGCAATCCGCTCCCTGCGACGATTATCTCATCCTGCGGTAACCGCTCAGGTTTTCTTCCCCGATAGCCACCTCCTTACCCTTGCGTTCACACTCCGGGCAGACGCCCACGAACTCCACTTTGTACCCCAGAATCCTGAAATCGCTGCGGACACCGGCCCTCTGCCCGACATCCCGGGCAGCCTCGCGGGGCAGATCGCCCACCTGGCCGCAAACGAGGCAGTGCACGTGGTAATGCTCGTGCATCGTACCGTCGTAACGGGTGCGGCCGCCATCGCGGAGAGTATGGATTTCACCGTCGGCCGCCAGGGTCTGCAGATTGCGGTAGACCGTGCCGAGACTGATTCTCGGCAACCGTCTGCGGACTCCGGCGTAGATCTCATCGGCTGTCGGGTGAGATTTCGTGCTCCTCAGTTCCTCGAGGATCAGCTTTCTCTGCCGCGTCATCCTGCGTGCCGGCGTAGCATTCATCTTCCGATTCACCATCCGGGAAAAACTTACCAGTATTAGTTCCTGTTAGCAACATATGAAAAGAGACGCCAGAAGTCAAGGGCTTTTTCAATCATGATCAGCCCTCGATTCGTTCCAGGAGTTTGATGCAGAACATCAGCGTGCGCGGGA
This genomic window contains:
- a CDS encoding transcriptional repressor is translated as MNATPARRMTRQRKLILEELRSTKSHPTADEIYAGVRRRLPRISLGTVYRNLQTLAADGEIHTLRDGGRTRYDGTMHEHYHVHCLVCGQVGDLPREAARDVGQRAGVRSDFRILGYKVEFVGVCPECERKGKEVAIGEENLSGYRRMR
- a CDS encoding DUF2892 domain-containing protein; translation: MKRNIGSVDKTVRIIVGLAIIALGLYFKSWWGLIGLLPVTTTLIGLCPLYLLLGINTCGACGQTAAVPEPSVEQQDVPDVGQQEGSDVGQQEGSDVGQQEGSDVGQQEGSDVGQQEGSDVGQQESSDVGQQEGSDVRQQDAPDVGQQDAPDEDQP
- a CDS encoding peroxiredoxin, with the translated sequence MVKAGDKAPGFALQNQDDREVTLDSLKGKWVVLYFYPKDNTPGCTTEACDFTARRNEFSGLDAVVVGVSPDSTSSHRGFIEKQGLNLVLLSDPEHVALEAYGAWKLKKNYGREYMGVQRSTFLIGPDGTIAHAWPNVIAKGHVEKVKEKLAELKG
- a CDS encoding ferritin, encoding MLSKKMQAALNDQIQSELYSSYLYLSMSSWFKAQNLEGFAGWLEMQAQEEMGHVMKFYGYLHDKGADVELQALPAPQKSWKSPLAVFQDTLKHEQMVTGRINDLCALADSNNDNATRVLLNWFVEEQVEEEASAQAVIDKLKMVEGYPGGIYLIDKEMGGRTVAQDQGGN